DNA sequence from the Paenibacillus azoreducens genome:
ATCTCCGTTTCTGCGTTATTTAATCTGAATTTTGACTCTAAATTCGGATTTTACCTTATTTTGCTGCTGCTGCTTATTGCGATTGGGCTGATAGGCAGCGCGCAAACCCGAATCAAGGGTAAATTAGATATCCAGAAAATGGCGAAAATTATTTGGAGAATGACCTTTGTCCTTATGAGCTTCAGCTATCTTGTTTTTACATTAATTGGTTTGTTCAAATACATATTCATAACAATGTCATAATTAATTATACAGGTTTAACATAAGGCGGAAACAGCTCTGTTTTTAATTTAGCCGGGTTCCTTCTACGATTTTAGTATAGATTTTTTTGACCACTGGTTGTATAATCTTTAACCATACACTTAATAACCTTAGGGGGATTACATCATGAGAAGGAAAACACTATTAACCCTACTAACG
Encoded proteins:
- a CDS encoding DUF3397 domain-containing protein, with the protein product MDFLKNSFTFLSILPFFPFLLVYFIHYRWKHNKKASLKLAMDVTTLFLIISVSALFNLNFDSKFGFYLILLLLLIAIGLIGSAQTRIKGKLDIQKMAKIIWRMTFVLMSFSYLVFTLIGLFKYIFITMS